In the genome of Bradyrhizobium sp. CIAT3101, one region contains:
- a CDS encoding branched-chain amino acid ABC transporter permease produces the protein MTTATTSASKVAAKPVGGSLRFYGVWLIGIIALIVLPMIFSSGGSLTSFSLIGIAIVFALSYNILLGQTGLLSFGHAVHYGLGGFAACHMMNAVVSHGWPIPLPFIPLFGGLGGLVFAIIIGWVMTKRAGTVFAMISLGIGELVASSSLILRSVFGGESGITTDRTALPKMLGWSFGPQLQVYYLIAFWLVLSAIAMYALTRTPLGRICNAVRDNPERVQFIGYDPHVVRYIAFCFAGFFAGIAGGLAAINFEIANSAYLGAIQSGLVLFSTFIGGTAFFFGPILGAILVTYLQLGLTNLTTAWQLYFGIIFIGIVMYAPGGIAGLLMMHRPLIRAGTLWTVIPSYLVAIVPTVALACGVILVIETVARFSGGDAINLFGIAFNPTSPVTWMTAAVLVVGGAFVARLTWRRIAEAWDRAATVARDRGYLA, from the coding sequence ATGACCACAGCTACCACTTCGGCATCGAAGGTTGCGGCCAAGCCCGTCGGCGGCAGCCTGCGCTTCTACGGCGTCTGGTTGATCGGCATCATCGCGCTGATCGTCCTGCCGATGATCTTCTCATCGGGCGGCTCGCTGACATCCTTCAGCCTGATCGGCATCGCGATCGTGTTCGCGCTGTCCTACAACATCCTGCTCGGCCAGACCGGCCTGCTGTCGTTCGGCCACGCCGTTCACTACGGCCTCGGCGGCTTCGCGGCCTGCCACATGATGAATGCGGTGGTCTCGCATGGCTGGCCGATCCCGCTGCCGTTCATTCCGCTGTTCGGCGGCCTCGGCGGCCTCGTGTTTGCGATCATCATCGGCTGGGTCATGACCAAGCGCGCCGGCACGGTGTTTGCGATGATCTCGCTCGGCATCGGCGAATTGGTGGCGTCCTCGTCGCTGATCCTGCGGTCGGTGTTCGGCGGCGAGTCCGGCATCACCACGGACCGCACCGCGCTGCCGAAAATGCTCGGCTGGTCGTTCGGGCCGCAGCTTCAGGTCTACTATCTCATCGCGTTCTGGCTGGTGCTGTCGGCGATTGCGATGTACGCGCTGACGCGGACGCCGCTCGGGCGGATCTGCAACGCCGTCCGTGACAATCCGGAGCGCGTCCAGTTCATCGGCTACGATCCGCACGTCGTCCGCTACATCGCCTTCTGCTTTGCCGGCTTCTTCGCCGGCATCGCCGGAGGTCTGGCCGCGATCAATTTCGAGATCGCGAATTCCGCCTATCTCGGCGCGATCCAGTCCGGCCTCGTGCTGTTCTCGACCTTCATCGGCGGCACCGCGTTTTTCTTCGGCCCGATCCTGGGTGCGATCCTGGTCACTTACCTCCAGCTTGGACTGACCAACCTCACCACGGCCTGGCAGCTCTATTTCGGCATCATCTTCATCGGCATCGTGATGTATGCGCCGGGTGGCATTGCCGGCCTGTTGATGATGCACCGGCCGCTGATCCGCGCCGGCACGCTGTGGACGGTGATTCCGTCCTATCTCGTCGCGATCGTGCCGACGGTCGCACTGGCCTGCGGCGTGATCCTGGTCATCGAAACTGTCGCACGTTTCTCCGGAGGCGACGCGATCAATTTGTTCGGCATTGCCTTCAACCCGACGTCGCCGGTGACGTGGATGACGGCCGCGGTTCTCGTTGTCGGCGGCGCATTCGTCGCGCGGCTGACCTGGCGGCGGATCGCGGAGGCGTGGGACCGGGCTGCCACGGTTGCTCGTGACCGGGGGTATCTCGCATGA
- a CDS encoding ABC transporter ATP-binding protein encodes MSAAVSEKSAAIEVRAVEKRFGNVGIIRDLNLSVAKGERHAIIGPNGAGKSTTFNLISGHIAPTSGEVKLNGDLISGLRPFEINRRGLSRSFQVTNVFARMSVWENVRCAVLWATGHRYAFWKNVDSLPEVRERTAQILDDIHLTHRRDVPAGLLTYAEQRELEIGITIASGATVVMLDEPTAGMSNAETERAVALIRRLTEGKTLVIVEHDMSVVFGLADRISVLVYGHIIASGTPEEIRRDPKVKEAYLGEEAH; translated from the coding sequence ATGAGCGCAGCGGTATCTGAAAAGAGCGCAGCCATCGAAGTCCGCGCCGTCGAGAAGCGCTTCGGCAATGTCGGCATCATCCGCGACCTCAACCTCAGCGTCGCCAAGGGTGAGCGTCACGCCATCATCGGGCCGAACGGCGCCGGAAAATCCACCACGTTCAACCTGATCAGCGGTCACATCGCGCCGACCTCGGGCGAGGTGAAGCTGAATGGCGACCTGATCTCCGGCCTGCGGCCGTTCGAGATCAACCGTCGTGGCCTGTCGCGCTCGTTCCAGGTCACCAACGTGTTCGCGCGCATGTCGGTCTGGGAGAACGTGCGCTGCGCGGTGCTGTGGGCGACGGGACATCGCTACGCGTTCTGGAAGAACGTCGACAGCCTGCCCGAGGTGCGCGAGCGCACGGCGCAGATCCTCGACGACATTCATCTGACGCACCGGCGCGACGTGCCGGCTGGTCTTCTGACCTATGCCGAGCAGCGCGAGCTGGAGATCGGCATCACCATCGCGAGCGGCGCCACCGTCGTCATGCTGGACGAGCCGACCGCGGGTATGAGCAACGCGGAGACCGAACGCGCCGTGGCGCTGATCCGGCGGTTGACCGAGGGCAAGACGCTGGTGATCGTCGAGCACGACATGAGCGTCGTGTTCGGCCTGGCCGACCGCATCTCGGTGCTGGTTTACGGCCACATCATCGCCTCGGGCACGCCGGAAGAGATCCGGCGCGATCCGAAGGTCAAGGAAGCCTATCTCGGCGAGGAAGCGCACTGA
- a CDS encoding ABC transporter substrate-binding protein: protein MPGHTFKFIGGAVALLTVLGAASAVRAGTYDTGATDTGIKLGQTMPYSGPASAYSAIGRAEIAYFKMLNEKGGINGRKVDLLSMDDAYSPAKTVEQTRRLVESDEVLAMFSMLGTGPNIAAQKYLNVKKVPQLFPSSGASRWNDPQHFPWTTGSQPTYRTEGRIYAKWILANKPDAKIAVITPNEDPGRDYLAGFKEGLGEHVNQIVSEAVYETTDATVDSQIVKFKAAGADVLFNECTPKFAAQAIKKVAELGWKPQIIVPAVSNSVGSVLAPAGLENSVGIVTGAFLKDPGDPRWENDSGMKAWREWMKTYNSGADPADIFNVTGYTMAQMMEMVLQRAGNDLTRANLMKQAQSFKDVELPMLLPGIKLNTSAEQVTPIRQLQMARFNGKSWELFGDVLGE, encoded by the coding sequence ATGCCCGGCCACACATTCAAGTTCATCGGCGGAGCCGTCGCTCTGCTCACTGTGCTGGGCGCTGCCTCGGCCGTCAGGGCCGGAACCTACGACACCGGCGCGACCGACACGGGCATCAAGCTCGGCCAGACCATGCCCTATTCGGGACCGGCGTCGGCCTATTCGGCGATCGGCCGCGCCGAGATCGCCTATTTCAAGATGCTCAACGAAAAGGGCGGCATCAACGGCCGCAAGGTCGATCTTCTCAGCATGGACGATGCCTATTCGCCGGCGAAGACGGTGGAGCAGACGCGCCGGCTCGTCGAGAGCGACGAGGTTTTGGCGATGTTCTCGATGCTCGGCACCGGCCCGAACATCGCCGCGCAAAAATACCTCAACGTCAAGAAGGTCCCGCAGTTGTTCCCGTCGAGCGGCGCCAGCCGCTGGAACGATCCGCAGCATTTCCCCTGGACCACCGGTTCGCAGCCGACTTACAGGACCGAAGGACGGATCTACGCCAAGTGGATTCTGGCGAACAAGCCCGACGCCAAGATCGCGGTCATCACGCCGAACGAGGATCCCGGCCGTGATTATCTCGCCGGCTTCAAGGAAGGTCTCGGCGAGCACGTCAACCAGATCGTGTCGGAAGCGGTCTACGAGACGACGGACGCCACGGTCGACTCCCAGATCGTCAAGTTCAAGGCCGCCGGCGCCGACGTTCTCTTCAACGAGTGCACGCCGAAATTCGCAGCGCAAGCGATCAAGAAGGTCGCGGAGCTCGGCTGGAAGCCACAGATCATCGTTCCGGCCGTTTCCAATTCCGTCGGCTCGGTGCTGGCGCCGGCCGGGCTCGAGAATTCCGTCGGCATCGTCACCGGCGCCTTTCTGAAGGATCCCGGTGATCCGCGTTGGGAGAACGATTCCGGCATGAAAGCCTGGCGCGAATGGATGAAGACCTATAATTCCGGCGCCGATCCCGCCGACATCTTCAACGTCACCGGCTACACCATGGCGCAGATGATGGAGATGGTGCTGCAGCGGGCAGGCAACGATCTCACGCGTGCGAATTTGATGAAGCAGGCGCAGTCCTTCAAGGACGTCGAGCTGCCGATGCTGCTGCCGGGCATCAAGCTCAACACCTCGGCCGAGCAGGTGACGCCGATCCGTCAGTTGCAGATGGCGCGCTTCAACGGAAAATCCTGGGAACTGTTCGGCGACGTTCTCGGCGAGTAG
- a CDS encoding branched-chain amino acid ABC transporter substrate-binding protein, which yields MRKLTLAIAVIAPMLGHAASAEDTLKIGYIDPLSGGGASVGEGGLKTFQYLADELNAKGGILGHKIEIIPLDNKTNPQESLVQAQKAIDAGVHYITQGNGSSVGAALTDFVTKNNSRNPGKEVLYFNYAAVDPSLTNEKCSYWHFRWDASSDIKMEALTNYMKDTASIKKVYLINQDYSFGQSVRTDARKMLGAKRPDVQIVGDELHPLLKVTDFSPYIAKIKASGADSVVTGNWGQDFALLLKAAADAGLKVNWYTYYAGGAGGPTAIKQTGLDGQVFQITEGFANSGNKAAMDYEKAFRAKVNLSLWYPRAVNEMRMFKAAAEKANSIDPVKVAAALEDLKFEVLDGGQGIMRKDDHQFLQPIYISSFGKLTESEPFDEESTGWGWHLVSKIDTPQAMVSTTCKMVRP from the coding sequence ATGCGCAAGCTCACTTTGGCCATTGCCGTGATCGCCCCGATGCTCGGTCATGCAGCGTCGGCTGAGGACACGCTCAAGATCGGCTACATCGATCCGCTCTCCGGCGGCGGCGCCAGCGTCGGCGAGGGTGGTCTGAAGACCTTCCAGTATCTGGCCGACGAGCTCAACGCCAAGGGCGGCATCCTCGGCCACAAGATCGAGATCATCCCGCTCGACAACAAGACCAATCCGCAGGAGAGCCTGGTGCAGGCCCAGAAGGCGATCGACGCCGGGGTTCACTACATCACGCAAGGCAACGGGTCGTCGGTCGGCGCTGCGCTGACGGACTTCGTCACCAAGAACAATTCGCGCAATCCCGGCAAGGAAGTTCTGTACTTCAACTACGCCGCCGTCGACCCGAGCCTGACCAACGAGAAGTGCAGCTATTGGCATTTCCGCTGGGATGCGAGCTCCGACATCAAGATGGAAGCGCTGACGAACTACATGAAGGACACCGCCTCCATCAAGAAGGTGTACCTGATCAACCAGGACTATTCGTTCGGCCAGTCGGTACGTACCGATGCGCGCAAGATGCTCGGAGCCAAGCGGCCTGACGTCCAGATCGTCGGCGACGAGCTGCATCCGCTGCTGAAGGTCACGGACTTCTCGCCCTACATCGCCAAGATCAAGGCGTCCGGCGCCGACAGCGTCGTCACCGGCAATTGGGGCCAGGATTTCGCACTGCTGCTCAAAGCCGCGGCCGATGCCGGTCTGAAGGTCAACTGGTACACCTATTATGCCGGCGGCGCCGGTGGCCCGACCGCGATCAAGCAGACCGGTCTCGATGGGCAGGTCTTCCAGATCACCGAAGGCTTCGCCAACTCCGGCAACAAGGCCGCGATGGACTACGAGAAGGCGTTCCGCGCCAAGGTCAATCTGTCGCTGTGGTATCCGCGTGCGGTCAACGAGATGCGCATGTTCAAGGCCGCGGCCGAGAAGGCCAATTCGATCGACCCCGTGAAGGTGGCGGCGGCGCTCGAGGACCTGAAGTTCGAGGTCCTGGACGGTGGCCAAGGCATCATGCGCAAGGACGACCATCAGTTCTTGCAGCCGATCTACATCTCCTCCTTCGGCAAGCTGACCGAGAGCGAGCCGTTCGACGAGGAGAGCACCGGTTGGGGTTGGCATCTGGTGTCGAAGATCGACACGCCGCAGGCCATGGTCTCCACGACCTGCAAGATGGTGCGGCCGTAA
- a CDS encoding ABC transporter ATP-binding protein, with protein MLEVRDLHAYYGKSHILQGVDLDVGAGEVVSLLGRNGVGRSTTVKAIMGEVAPQGTIRFKGKDIAGLPSYKIAHLGLGYVPEHRDIFPSLTVRQNLLLGIKDTRRPGKWRLQDMLDMFPNLAARADTAAGVLSGGEKQMLTTCRTLMGDPDLIMIDEPTEGLAPLIVQQVGDLIARIAQAGVAILLVEQKLSIAMRISKRVYIMGHGRVVFEGTPDELKANAAVRQEWLEV; from the coding sequence ATGCTCGAGGTCAGGGATCTCCACGCTTATTACGGCAAAAGCCACATTCTTCAGGGCGTCGATCTCGACGTCGGCGCCGGCGAGGTCGTCAGCCTGCTGGGGCGTAACGGCGTCGGCCGCTCCACCACGGTCAAGGCGATCATGGGCGAGGTCGCGCCGCAAGGCACGATCCGCTTCAAGGGCAAGGACATCGCCGGCCTGCCCAGCTACAAGATCGCGCATCTCGGCCTCGGCTATGTGCCCGAGCATCGCGATATCTTTCCGAGCCTGACGGTGCGCCAGAACCTGCTGCTCGGCATCAAGGACACGCGCCGACCCGGCAAATGGCGGCTTCAGGACATGCTCGACATGTTCCCCAATCTCGCCGCGCGTGCCGACACGGCCGCGGGCGTGTTGTCGGGTGGCGAGAAGCAGATGCTCACGACGTGCCGGACGCTGATGGGCGATCCCGACCTGATCATGATCGACGAGCCCACCGAAGGCCTCGCGCCGCTGATCGTGCAGCAGGTCGGCGATCTCATCGCGCGGATCGCGCAAGCCGGCGTCGCCATCCTCCTCGTCGAGCAGAAACTGTCGATCGCGATGCGCATCTCCAAGCGTGTCTACATCATGGGGCACGGCCGCGTGGTGTTCGAAGGCACGCCGGACGAGCTCAAGGCCAATGCCGCCGTACGGCAGGAATGGCTCGAGGTCTGA
- a CDS encoding branched-chain amino acid ABC transporter permease, giving the protein MLELIVISSLNGVLFGMLLFLLSSGLTVIFSMMGVLNFAHASFYMLGAFFGFQLTKWIGFWPALVLAPLLVGAIGMVVERYGLRNTHKHGHVAELLLTFGLAFAIEEIVSMIWGKSPLDYRVPALLDFPAFTIFSTNYPAYKIFMLAVSVIIFVALLIVLKRTRVGLIVQAALTHPHMVGHLGHNVGRVFMAVFGVGSALAALAGVIAGPALVTQSDMAASLGPILFVVIVFGGLGSLPGAFIASLVIGLVQTFAVALDGSLASAFGPLDPSTGPSVLTDIWNVTIAQVAPIVPYMLLVLILIVRPMGLMGTRES; this is encoded by the coding sequence GTGCTTGAACTCATTGTCATTTCGTCCCTGAACGGTGTGCTGTTCGGCATGCTGCTCTTCCTGCTGTCGAGCGGGCTGACCGTCATCTTCAGCATGATGGGCGTGCTCAACTTCGCCCATGCCAGCTTCTACATGCTCGGTGCCTTCTTCGGCTTCCAGCTCACGAAGTGGATCGGCTTCTGGCCGGCGCTGGTGCTGGCGCCGCTTCTGGTGGGCGCGATCGGCATGGTGGTGGAGCGCTACGGCCTGCGCAACACCCACAAGCACGGCCATGTCGCCGAGCTCTTGCTGACGTTTGGCCTCGCTTTCGCGATCGAAGAGATCGTCTCGATGATCTGGGGCAAGAGCCCGCTCGACTACCGCGTGCCGGCCCTGCTGGACTTTCCGGCCTTCACGATCTTCTCGACCAACTATCCCGCCTACAAGATCTTCATGCTGGCGGTGTCGGTCATCATCTTCGTGGCGCTGCTGATCGTGCTCAAACGCACCCGCGTCGGCCTCATCGTGCAGGCAGCGCTGACGCATCCGCACATGGTCGGGCATCTCGGCCACAATGTCGGGCGCGTCTTCATGGCGGTGTTCGGGGTCGGCAGCGCGCTGGCCGCCCTTGCCGGCGTCATTGCAGGTCCCGCCTTGGTGACCCAGTCCGACATGGCTGCATCGCTTGGGCCCATCCTGTTCGTGGTCATCGTATTCGGAGGCCTCGGCTCCTTGCCGGGTGCCTTCATCGCGTCGCTCGTCATCGGACTGGTGCAGACGTTCGCGGTGGCGCTCGATGGCTCGCTGGCGAGTGCCTTCGGGCCGCTCGACCCGTCGACGGGACCGTCCGTCCTCACCGACATCTGGAACGTCACGATCGCCCAGGTCGCGCCGATCGTTCCCTATATGCTGTTGGTGCTCATTCTGATCGTTCGCCCCATGGGCCTGATGGGGACGCGCGAATCATGA